One region of Triticum aestivum cultivar Chinese Spring chromosome 6B, IWGSC CS RefSeq v2.1, whole genome shotgun sequence genomic DNA includes:
- the LOC123133878 gene encoding SNF1-related protein kinase regulatory subunit gamma-like PV42a: protein MAQLRAFADEQQQQEALHGHGGDSNSNKKARAGLCGVLRERKVVELARAKRRLVEVPYTASLANAANALLAGRVSAVTVAAPPGHWIGAGGSLIVESDPATGAARKHYIGMVNMLDILTHIAETGHDDDDAIALEDGGGSPPVDLDSRMSVPVSSVIGHSLEGLTLWTLHPNTSLLDCMETFSKGVHRALVPLESSADNVVAVELVESAPVYRMLTQMDVVRFLRAHGAELGGVLSRTVRELGAASEAVLAVASRTKVIEAIRTMRAASLTAVPVVDAPMDAYILQDGRGKKVVETFSATDLRDCPVAQLRSWLGASVAEFKDKVAEYRREGSRPLDAAAGVQSPDEGDTNTTVDAGTGNEEEPPRLREMVTCSFESTLGEVIEKAVASHVHRLWVVDDEGEEGMLRGVVSLTDVLRVVREAALGEDRELHDIVSS, encoded by the exons ATGGCGCAGCTGAGAGCGTTCGCCGACGAGCAGCAGCAGCAAGAAGCGCTGCACGGCCACGGCGGCGACAGCAACAGCAACAAGAAGGCGCGCGCGGGCCTGTGCGGCGTCCTCCGCGAGCGCAAGGTGGTGGAGCTGGCGCGCGCCAAGCGCCGGCTGGTGGAGGTCCCCTACACGGCCTCGCTGGCCAACGCGGCCAACGCGCTCCTCGCCGGCCGCGTCTCCGCCGTCACCGTGGCCGCGCCGCCGGGCCACTGGATCGGGGCCGGCGGCTCCTTGATCGTCGAGTCTGACCCCGCCACCGGCGCCGCCCGCAAGCACTACATCGGCATGGTCAACATGCTCGACATCCTCACCCACATCGCCGAGACCggccacgacgacgacgacgccatcGCCCTTGAGGATGGCGGTGGCTCGCCGCCGGTCGACCTCGACAGCCGCATGTCCGTGCCGGTGTCCTCCGTCATCGGCCACTCCTTGGAGGGCCTCACCCTGTGGACGCTCCACCCAAACACGAG CTTGCTGGATTGCATGGAGACGTTCAGCAAGGGCGTGCACCGCGCGCTGGTGCCGCTGGAGAGCTCGGCGGACAATGTGGTGGCCGTAGAGCTGGTGGAGTCGGCGCCGGTGTACAGGATGCTCACCCAGATGGACGTGGTGAGGTTCCTGCGCGCGCACGGCGCGGAGCTCGGCGGCGTCCTGTCGCGCACCGTCCGCGAGCTCGGCGCGGCGAGCGAGGCCGTGCTGGCGGTGGCGAGCCGCACCAAGGTCATCGAGGCCATCAGGACGATGCGGGCGGCGTCGCTCACGGCCGTGCCCGTCGTGGACGCCCCCATGGACGCCTACATCCTGCAGGAC GGGAGAGGGAAGAAGGTGGTGGAGACGTTCTCGGCGACGGACCTGCGGGACTGCCCGGTGGCGCAGCTGCGGTCGTGGCTGGGGGCCAGCGTGGCGGAGTTCAAGGACAAGGTGGCCGAGTACCGGCGCGAAGGCAGCAGGCCCCTCGACGCGGCGGCCGGCGTCCAATCCCCGGACGAAGGCGACACTAACACCACCGTGGACGCCGGCACCGGCAACGAAGAGGAGCCGCCGCGGCTGCGGGAGATGGTGACGTGCTCCTTCGAGAGCACGCTCGGGGAGGTGATCGAGAAGGCGGTGGCGAGCCACGTGCACCGGCTGTGGGTGGTCGACGACGAGGGGGAGGAGGGGATGCTGCGCGGGGTGGTGTCGCTGACCGACGTGCTCCGGGTGGTCAGGGAGGCCGCCCTCGGCGAGGACCGGGAGCTCCACGACATCGTGTCGTCCTAG